GCTTTGGTCGCTCAAAAAGCAGTTGATTTTTATTGGCCTGGAAAAAGTGATCGGCCTATGATGAATCAGGTGATTAAGAGTGCTGTTGCATGTTATTTTGTATCTAAACATAACCTCAGGTTAACGGAAGAACAGTTTGGGGCAAGATTGAAAAATAGCCGCATCATATTTAATCCCCTTAAAATTGGTGGTATTCAGCCTTACCCAAGTACCAAAAATGGCCTTAAACTGGCTTGTGTTGGACGCCTTTTTGTGCTGGATAAAGGGCAGGATATACTGCTCCGAATATTAAGTACTGAAAAATGGAAGAATAGAGACATTAGCATAACTTTTATAGGTTCAGGCGTAGATGATGAAGGGTTAAAGGAAATGGCAGCATTACTTGGTGTAGAGAATGTAAAATTTGCTGGTCAGGTTAAAGATATAGATGAAATGTGGAAGCAATACCATGCATTGATATTGCCATCGCGAAGCGAAGGTTTGCCATTATCATTGGTAGAAGCAATGGCTGCGGGTAGAATAGCTATTATTTCTAAGGCTGGAGGTAATATAGAACTTATCGAAGAGGGAATGACAGCATTTAGTGGACATCCGAATGAAGAGTCATTTGAAGAAGCAATGGAGCTTGCCTGGACTCAACGTGAAGACTGGGAGGAAATGGGGAAAACAGCAGCAAGTCATATAGCTCAACTTATACCTAAATCACCAGAGAAAGATTTCGTAGATCATTTGTTGACCTCTTTACATGGAAAAGGGTAAGTTTTTGCAACTTACACGTGCCCACGAATGGTGGGATCATAAAACACCTCAGGTGCTTTCATTGGCCTATGCAACAGCCTTAATGGGTGATGTGCCGCTCTTCAATCTGTTAAGTCCACCATTTTTAACCATATTTGGGAGTTTAATATTTATTGCTATATATGCAAGCATTATAAATGATCTCACAGATTTAGAAATAGATATTGCCTGTAATAAAGCAAATATGATGGAACTCTTGTCTGGGCCTGTTCGCTGGCTTTTAGCAATAAGCTCGCTAGGACTCGTTTTTACCACAACTATTTTCATTTATCCTAATCGATATGCCATAATTTTCTATTTGCTGATTACATTATCTATCAGTTTGTATTCTTTTCCTCCGATCAGATTAAAAAAAAGAGGGATATGGGGAGTAATAGCCTGTGCTTCGGCAGAACATTTGTTTCCAACATTATTCGCTATAACTATTGTTTTTTATGCTTCCTCGATCTCTACCGATTGGTGGTGGTTAATTGTAGCAGGGGCAGTATCCTTTTTGTATGGGGTAAGAAGTATATTATGGCATCAATTTTTAGATAGGGATAATGATCAAAAAACAGGAATCAATACTTTCGCAAATAAAGTCAGCCCAGAACAATTTATATGGAACGCAAGGGGAATCATGGTGGTAGAGCTAGTCACATTAGCCATTGTACTTTACCTTATTAATTTATGGATTGTCTACATTTCTTTAATTTTATACACCTGCTTTATTCTATTAAGACAGTTTGAGTTTAAATCAAAAATCATTTTTATTGTATCCCCAACGAGCCAGCACTTTCAAATACTAATGTTGGACTTTTATACGATCTTTTTCCCATTATCCTTATTAGTATATACATCCTGGACTCAACCTTATGGTTGGGTAGTTTTGGTAATACATATTTTACTATTTCATAAAACTTTAATTACAACAGGTAAAGATGTTTACTGCCTTATGAAAAATATAGTTAGACACTTAAGTGTTTTTTTATCTAAAACTATTTAAAGTATCCACAATATACATGATATCTTCTGCACTATGTACAAAAGAACATGGAAGGCTTAAAGTTGTTTGATGTATTTTTGTTGAAATCGGATAATTTAAATGATTCATTCCCTTTAATGCATTTTGTTGATGTGGAGGCACTGGATAATGAATTTCTGTACTTATGTTATGCTCTTGCAAGTATATTTTTATCTGATCTCGTTCAGGATGTCTTATATTATAAATATGATACACATGTTCGAAATTATCAGTTAGAATAGGTTTAATGAACGCGTCACTCAAGCCATTATGATAAATAGTAGCAAGCTTTTGCTTGTGCGAATTGATTTCGTTTAAATAAGGTAATTTAACTCTTAAAAAAGAGGCCTGAATTTCATCCAGTCTTGAGTTATAACCGACCATATTGTTATAGTACTTTTTCTCTGAGCCATAATTTCTGAGTTGTCTGATTTTCAGATAATCTTCTTCAGATTTGCAAATCACAGCTCCAGCATCACCTAAAGCCCCCAAATTTTTCGTAGGATAAAAGCTAAAAGCACCAAAATCTCCAAAAGTGCCAGCAAGTTTACCTTTGTATTTTGCACCATGTGCCTGTGCGCAATCTTCAATTATTTTTAAATCATGCTGTTTAGCGATAGTGATTATAGGATCCATTTCGCAACACTGCCCATATAAGTGAACAACCATTATTGCTACTGTTCTTTTGGTAATAGCATCAGCAATCTTGTTTGGGTCTATATTATATGTTTCTAGATTAGGCTCAACAAATACCGGAACGAGATCACATTGCAGTATCGCCAAAATACTCGCTATATAAGTGTTTGATGGTACTATAACTTCATCCCCTTTGTTGAAATTAAGGCATCTTAGTGATAATATTAAGGCATCCAGTCCGTTCGCAACACCAGCCACATATTTTTCATTATGAAATTCACCAAATTCCTTTTCAAACAAAGACACCTCTTCACCTAAAATATACCAACCTTTGTTTAAAAAGTCACAAAACTTAGATTTCATTTCCTCTTCAAAAGATTGATTTAGAATTTTCAAATTCTCATAGGGAATTGTCGTATGGCTCATATATATAATCTTTTGGGTCAAATGCTGTCGAAGCGAGTACTAGTAAAATAGCATCTTCAGAGAAGTCGTGCATTACATGCCAATCTTCAGGTTTTAGAATCAAACATTTTTCTGGTGAATCCAGCTCAAATATCTCTACTTTTTTGCTGTCATTACTGGTTATTTTACAGCAACCTTTAATACATATTGCTGCTTGATGTGTGTTATGATGCCTATGACCACCACGATCAGAATCGTCAACAGCATATATATAAAACAAACGTTTGATTTCAAAATCAACTACCTGATCTAACACGGTAAGTATGCCTCTGGTATCTTTAAATGTGGTAAGGTTAATTATATTGGCCATGCTATAACATTAATAATATTGGGGTGCAAAATAGTATAAATAAAATCTATAATAGAGAACTAAGTAATATATTTGCATACTACCGTTTCTTTTATTTGTAATTACGACGCCATTAATGAGCCTAACCTCAATAATCACAGTAAATTTTAATCAACCTCAAGTAACATTTGATTTTCTCAGATCTGTGAAAGATAATACTACAGGTGTAACATTAGAAGTTATTTTAGTAGATAACGGAAGTCGGGAAGATCATGAGGAAGCATATCGAGCAATTTATCCAAGCCTTATTTATATCAGATCGGCCACAAACCTAGGATTTGCAGGGGGAAATAACTTAGGAATTAAGGTCGCTAAAGGAGATTATTTACTGTTGCTAAATAATGATACGGAAATAACAAATAACCTTTTGGATACCTTAATCACTGAGTTTGAAAGCAATCCGGAAATAGGAATTTTATCTCCTTTAATCTTGTATTTTGATCAGCCAGAACTTATCCAGTATGCAGGCTTTACCCAAATGAATTATCTAACCTGCAGAAACGAGGGGATTGGTAACATGGA
This is a stretch of genomic DNA from Candidatus Pedobacter colombiensis. It encodes these proteins:
- a CDS encoding glycosyltransferase; amino-acid sequence: MNLEHTKSLGNVAIISSCSEDWGGSEELWGKSVPLLIAEGYTVTVYKSKINKVHPEFIKLANMKVSFVEIDIHRSFVQRNFKRVMDKLEQLRGKNNTFTFINNPWVNNLISLLNKNNHVFALISQGINFDGLGYGYACYVLKLPYALVAQKAVDFYWPGKSDRPMMNQVIKSAVACYFVSKHNLRLTEEQFGARLKNSRIIFNPLKIGGIQPYPSTKNGLKLACVGRLFVLDKGQDILLRILSTEKWKNRDISITFIGSGVDDEGLKEMAALLGVENVKFAGQVKDIDEMWKQYHALILPSRSEGLPLSLVEAMAAGRIAIISKAGGNIELIEEGMTAFSGHPNEESFEEAMELAWTQREDWEEMGKTAASHIAQLIPKSPEKDFVDHLLTSLHGKG
- a CDS encoding UbiA family prenyltransferase translates to MAYATALMGDVPLFNLLSPPFLTIFGSLIFIAIYASIINDLTDLEIDIACNKANMMELLSGPVRWLLAISSLGLVFTTTIFIYPNRYAIIFYLLITLSISLYSFPPIRLKKRGIWGVIACASAEHLFPTLFAITIVFYASSISTDWWWLIVAGAVSFLYGVRSILWHQFLDRDNDQKTGINTFANKVSPEQFIWNARGIMVVELVTLAIVLYLINLWIVYISLILYTCFILLRQFEFKSKIIFIVSPTSQHFQILMLDFYTIFFPLSLLVYTSWTQPYGWVVLVIHILLFHKTLITTGKDVYCLMKNIVRHLSVFLSKTI
- a CDS encoding DegT/DnrJ/EryC1/StrS family aminotransferase; protein product: MSHTTIPYENLKILNQSFEEEMKSKFCDFLNKGWYILGEEVSLFEKEFGEFHNEKYVAGVANGLDALILSLRCLNFNKGDEVIVPSNTYIASILAILQCDLVPVFVEPNLETYNIDPNKIADAITKRTVAIMVVHLYGQCCEMDPIITIAKQHDLKIIEDCAQAHGAKYKGKLAGTFGDFGAFSFYPTKNLGALGDAGAVICKSEEDYLKIRQLRNYGSEKKYYNNMVGYNSRLDEIQASFLRVKLPYLNEINSHKQKLATIYHNGLSDAFIKPILTDNFEHVYHIYNIRHPERDQIKIYLQEHNISTEIHYPVPPHQQNALKGMNHLNYPISTKIHQTTLSLPCSFVHSAEDIMYIVDTLNSFR
- a CDS encoding FdtA/QdtA family cupin domain-containing protein, encoding MANIINLTTFKDTRGILTVLDQVVDFEIKRLFYIYAVDDSDRGGHRHHNTHQAAICIKGCCKITSNDSKKVEIFELDSPEKCLILKPEDWHVMHDFSEDAILLVLASTAFDPKDYIYEPYDNSL